A single genomic interval of Spirosoma taeanense harbors:
- the purN gene encoding phosphoribosylglycinamide formyltransferase yields MKRIALFASGSGSNAEQITTYFADRTDVTVSLILSNNPKAGVIDRARRLHIPVLLFDRTTFYSTDQITSILQKQEIDLIVLAGFMWLMPGELVRAFPNRIVNIHPALLPKYGGKGMYGHFVHEAVVKAGEVESGITIHYVNERYDEGQIIFQASCPVLPTDTPEEVARKVQVLEHEHYPRVVGEVLAGITH; encoded by the coding sequence TTGAAACGAATTGCTCTCTTTGCCTCCGGTTCGGGTTCCAATGCCGAGCAGATTACGACGTATTTCGCCGACAGAACTGACGTAACGGTTTCCTTGATCCTGTCTAACAATCCCAAAGCAGGGGTTATTGACCGGGCCCGGCGGCTGCACATTCCGGTCCTGCTTTTCGACCGAACTACGTTTTATAGTACCGATCAAATCACCTCTATCCTGCAAAAACAGGAAATTGATCTGATTGTGCTGGCCGGGTTCATGTGGCTCATGCCGGGCGAGCTGGTACGGGCGTTTCCGAACCGGATTGTTAACATTCACCCCGCTCTACTGCCTAAATACGGCGGCAAAGGCATGTATGGCCACTTTGTTCACGAAGCGGTCGTTAAGGCTGGCGAGGTTGAATCGGGCATTACCATTCATTACGTGAATGAACGCTACGACGAAGGGCAGATTATCTTTCAGGCCAGTTGCCCGGTTCTGCCGACCGACACACCCGAGGAAGTAGCCCGGAAAGTGCAGGTTCTGGAGCATGAACATTATCCCCGCGTGGTTGGCGAGGTATTGGCCGGAATAACGCATTAG
- a CDS encoding YbjQ family protein has translation MKKLAVLLMALGLTGCFQPIVYLKNQPNYPVDVFYDNQRPERPFEPLQDLEAKGEVPLTQRQTVNRRMLSRGNDMQQKELLLARLTLQAKKLGADALVAVRYKYYTSQTDNGYVMTGLAVKYKKENQTQ, from the coding sequence ATGAAGAAACTTGCTGTCCTGCTTATGGCGCTTGGGCTGACGGGCTGTTTTCAGCCGATCGTTTATCTGAAGAACCAGCCGAACTACCCGGTGGATGTTTTCTACGACAACCAGCGGCCCGAACGACCGTTTGAACCTCTGCAGGATCTGGAAGCGAAAGGCGAGGTGCCGCTTACCCAGCGTCAGACGGTGAACCGGCGGATGCTCAGCCGGGGGAATGATATGCAGCAGAAAGAACTTCTGCTGGCCCGCCTGACCCTGCAGGCCAAAAAACTTGGTGCCGATGCGCTGGTAGCCGTTCGGTACAAATACTATACGTCGCAGACCGACAACGGTTACGTCATGACGGGGCTGGCGGTAAAGTATAAGAAAGAGAACCAAACCCAGTAA
- a CDS encoding M20/M25/M40 family metallo-hydrolase: MQTHSVLTLFAVLTLATLSAEAQSRTAKAAPPRPMAAAAQLPEAVITRNEVESHTRFLASDELQGRRTGEPGNLTAARYIAEQFRSFGLTAPTGADSYRQSIPLRQIKPVSNATLTVGSDTLRAGKQFVVMGGGAASLTAETVFVGYGLTEADYAGKDVRGKLIVTQVGSEGATRPREFVASGAAKVKLAAEKGAVGVVELFAVPSLPWSLVASNFSRTQLAIATDEAAAQPSSIVHIWADNSKNQLIALKNGQTISIQTPGQSDQRVNAVNIAGIVEGSDPALKNEYVILSAHFDHLGTTHKQSNGATEDTIYNGARDNALGVTALLTAAKALSQQRPKRSVLILALTGEEVGLLGSRYYAEHPLVPLKQTIFDLNIDGAGYNDTTIVSVIGLERTGAKSEIEAAARVFGLGVFAEPAPEQGLFDRSDNVAFAAKGIPAPTFSPGFKTFDEAIGKYYHQTSDNPESLDFNYVKRFCQAYVHAARLIANRPTRPQWSAGDKYEAVGKALYGQ; encoded by the coding sequence ATGCAAACGCATTCCGTTCTTACGCTTTTCGCGGTTCTGACTCTAGCAACGCTGTCGGCAGAAGCCCAGTCCCGAACCGCAAAAGCGGCCCCACCGCGCCCAATGGCCGCGGCAGCTCAGTTGCCTGAAGCCGTTATAACCCGTAATGAAGTTGAGAGCCATACCCGGTTTCTGGCATCCGACGAACTGCAGGGCCGCCGGACGGGCGAACCCGGTAACCTGACGGCCGCCCGCTACATTGCCGAGCAGTTTCGGAGCTTTGGCCTGACGGCACCCACCGGAGCCGATTCCTACCGGCAGTCTATTCCACTCCGTCAAATCAAACCTGTTTCCAACGCTACGTTGACCGTTGGTTCAGACACCCTCCGTGCGGGCAAGCAGTTTGTCGTCATGGGTGGTGGAGCCGCTTCGTTAACGGCCGAAACCGTTTTTGTGGGTTATGGCCTGACCGAAGCGGATTATGCCGGGAAAGATGTACGTGGAAAACTGATCGTTACACAGGTAGGGTCGGAAGGTGCCACCCGTCCCCGCGAGTTTGTCGCGAGTGGAGCGGCAAAGGTTAAGCTGGCCGCCGAAAAAGGGGCAGTTGGCGTCGTTGAATTGTTCGCGGTTCCCAGCCTTCCATGGTCGCTGGTAGCGAGTAATTTCAGCCGGACGCAACTGGCCATCGCCACGGACGAGGCAGCAGCCCAGCCGTCATCCATCGTGCACATCTGGGCCGATAATAGTAAAAACCAGCTCATCGCGCTCAAAAATGGCCAGACGATTAGCATCCAGACGCCGGGCCAGTCTGACCAGCGTGTTAATGCGGTCAACATAGCGGGGATTGTAGAAGGCAGCGATCCGGCTCTTAAGAATGAATACGTAATCCTTTCGGCGCATTTTGACCACCTCGGCACAACCCATAAGCAGTCAAACGGCGCAACTGAAGACACGATCTATAACGGTGCCCGCGACAACGCACTGGGCGTTACTGCCCTGCTGACGGCCGCTAAAGCGCTGTCGCAGCAACGGCCCAAACGATCGGTGCTGATCCTAGCCCTGACGGGTGAAGAAGTTGGGCTACTGGGCAGCCGCTATTATGCCGAACATCCGCTGGTGCCCCTGAAGCAAACTATTTTTGACCTCAATATCGACGGAGCGGGTTACAACGATACCACCATCGTATCGGTCATTGGCCTAGAACGGACCGGGGCAAAAAGCGAAATTGAAGCGGCTGCCAGAGTTTTTGGCCTGGGCGTCTTTGCCGAACCCGCTCCTGAGCAGGGGTTGTTTGACCGCTCCGACAATGTCGCCTTTGCAGCCAAAGGAATTCCGGCGCCTACGTTTTCGCCGGGTTTCAAAACCTTCGACGAAGCCATTGGTAAATATTACCACCAGACCAGCGACAACCCCGAATCGCTCGATTTTAATTACGTCAAACGGTTCTGTCAGGCATACGTCCATGCTGCCCGGCTGATTGCTAACCGCCCGACGCGTCCGCAGTGGTCGGCAGGCGATAAATATGAGGCAGTCGGCAAAGCCCTGTATGGACAGTAA
- a CDS encoding MlaD family protein: protein MKISQEVKVGLLAVVTLLMLYFGFNFLKGSDFFSSTNKYKVIYDSIDGLTASNPVRINGLSVGRVDKIDILQNQGNKLLVTLELNKDIRVTKGSRAVLVDDGLLGGKMIQIGVNPGAPLLETGGQLVAAKESGLSALIREKTLPVLNNVDSLTYQLNRVVAQFDQTGIILAQTLRSANAAVGTLDLTIAENRAGLRATLDNVNRLSASLIETESQLKPILAKADTFADSLQGLQLKQTLSSVNQTVDNLQKLLAGINNGQGSLGKLTSDEALYRNVNQTTASLERLLTDLRENPKRYVHFSIFGRKDKTPPAQPGSPATTTQVAAQKDTLINQ, encoded by the coding sequence ATGAAAATTTCGCAGGAAGTAAAAGTTGGTTTGTTAGCGGTCGTTACGCTGCTGATGTTATATTTTGGATTCAATTTTCTGAAAGGCTCTGATTTCTTTTCTTCAACGAATAAATACAAGGTCATTTACGACAGTATTGACGGATTGACGGCCTCTAATCCAGTTCGAATCAACGGCCTATCCGTTGGGCGGGTTGATAAAATTGACATTCTGCAGAATCAGGGCAACAAGTTGCTGGTAACGCTCGAACTGAACAAGGATATCCGGGTCACTAAAGGGTCGCGGGCCGTATTAGTCGACGACGGCCTGCTGGGCGGCAAAATGATTCAGATTGGGGTTAATCCGGGCGCTCCTCTGCTCGAGACCGGCGGTCAGCTGGTGGCGGCTAAAGAATCTGGCCTGTCGGCGCTCATTCGGGAAAAAACGTTACCGGTTCTCAATAATGTCGACTCGCTGACGTATCAGTTAAACCGGGTTGTTGCTCAGTTTGACCAGACAGGCATCATCCTGGCCCAGACGCTACGCAGCGCGAACGCGGCCGTTGGCACGCTGGACCTGACCATTGCCGAAAACCGGGCGGGCCTACGCGCCACGCTCGACAACGTGAACCGGCTTTCGGCTTCCCTGATTGAAACCGAAAGCCAGCTGAAGCCTATTCTGGCGAAAGCCGATACGTTTGCCGATTCACTGCAGGGATTGCAGTTGAAGCAGACCCTCAGCAGCGTTAACCAGACGGTCGACAACCTGCAGAAACTTCTGGCGGGGATTAATAACGGGCAGGGGTCGCTGGGCAAGCTGACCTCCGACGAGGCTCTTTACCGTAACGTCAACCAAACTACTGCCAGCCTCGAACGCCTGCTGACAGATTTGCGCGAGAACCCAAAGCGATACGTGCATTTCTCAATCTTCGGCAGAAAAGACAAAACTCCGCCTGCTCAGCCCGGCAGTCCGGCTACCACAACGCAGGTGGCAGCGCAGAAAGACACTCTTATCAATCAATAA
- a CDS encoding LysR family transcriptional regulator, which yields MLDFRLNVFYTVAKRLSFTKAAAELFITQPAVTKHIQELEHHFGTALFDRRGNQISLTTAGELLLRHAETIMATYRQLEFDMNALKGEPGGTLRLGASTTVAQYVIPPVLARFREHSADVSISLLSGNTEQIEQRLLNNDIDLGLVEGRTHHSDIRYTPFVKDELVLICRADHPLAHRDEITLDELRSVPIVLRERGSGSLEVVEHALRGVGLRLTDLTIEMQLGSTESIKSYLSSSRCMAFVSVFAVQDELRAGTLNVLDVQGLAIRRDFYSIQLQGVSAGLADTFMRFARQHYSRR from the coding sequence ATGCTCGATTTTCGCCTGAATGTCTTTTACACCGTGGCCAAGCGGCTTAGCTTCACCAAAGCGGCTGCCGAACTGTTTATAACGCAGCCCGCCGTAACGAAGCACATTCAGGAACTTGAGCATCATTTTGGGACAGCTCTCTTCGACCGGCGCGGCAATCAGATCAGTCTGACTACGGCCGGAGAACTGCTTCTACGTCATGCCGAAACCATTATGGCTACGTATCGCCAGCTCGAATTCGACATGAACGCACTGAAGGGTGAACCAGGCGGAACGCTGCGGCTTGGAGCCAGCACCACCGTAGCGCAGTACGTCATTCCGCCCGTTCTGGCCCGGTTCCGCGAACACTCCGCCGACGTATCGATCTCGCTTCTGAGCGGCAATACCGAACAGATCGAGCAGCGCCTGCTCAACAACGATATTGATTTGGGCCTTGTGGAAGGCCGGACTCACCATAGCGATATCCGCTATACGCCGTTTGTAAAGGACGAGCTGGTGCTGATCTGCCGGGCCGATCATCCACTGGCTCACCGCGATGAGATAACCCTCGACGAGCTCAGAAGCGTCCCCATTGTGCTGCGTGAACGTGGTTCGGGCTCGCTGGAAGTCGTCGAACACGCACTCCGGGGCGTAGGTCTGCGTCTAACCGATCTGACAATTGAAATGCAGCTGGGCAGTACCGAAAGCATTAAATCATACCTGAGCAGTTCGCGCTGTATGGCGTTTGTATCGGTGTTTGCGGTACAGGATGAGCTACGCGCCGGAACCCTTAATGTACTCGATGTGCAGGGACTGGCCATCCGGCGCGATTTTTATTCCATTCAGTTGCAGGGCGTCAGCGCCGGTCTGGCCGATACGTTCATGCGCTTTGCCCGCCAGCACTATAGCCGACGCTAA
- a CDS encoding putative LPS assembly protein LptD gives MRAPWIRVFFCFVCSLWTLSALGQNNPTPQQPPKGGIPPATVPAQRVPNAPSGTSSGNTPASRTSEGNPAASNASNPSSATTTPGLVSPNIVRPESPTALGSDSLRISANDSVQNDDSFKTTVKYQAKDSTIYAADGQTVELFGDASVEYGEISLKADYIRINYLTNEVYAKARYDSTAQKYIGRPIFQDGSSKYDTKEIRYNFKTKKGKIQGVITQQGEGNIRGQTVKKDEEDNLYIGRAIYTTCNLATPHFHINASKLKVIHNKQVVAGPFNLVINQIPLPIGLPFGFFPFPKKKDIGVSGILVPQYGEEPNGRGFYLRDGGYYWAVSENLGLQFKGQIYSRGSWGLGVSSAYNKRYRYSGGVNLQFNRNRSGDRVDRTQTPRNDFSFTWSHSPVPRGRGSFSANVNVSSNSYNQFNSYNTQQYISNVAGSSVQYSRTFGQFARAGANVRVNQQFGQVNPQTNIRENGKTDVSTDFNFGLNQISPFALKGGSGRWYESFRVGLDISGSLTVNNTIRTQIDTSGLGFPVNTELRTINTVQRTLDSIARANNLRNGIVTPDPTLIPFNTQNLSRLWENRVVQARYSIPITLPNLKLLRYINLTPGFSLQGDIYTKKLRYTYLGYNDLIQVDPTTGFYASDRNAVRIDTLKGFFPSYNFSINASMNTRFYGTYFVRGKRIEAIRHTVAPSISFSYVPDFTNPAFGQFQVLPAVGSLAGLPEYRRTLSVFRGLGGSSGTGTTESAFISFGIVNQLEMKVRTRGDSAGQDFKKVPIFDNLSLTGSYNLLAPDYKLSPISVNANTQIFKNVSFNFSSTFDPYALRPYGGTPYYGLPTAVTGEIPIPPITFSPLLLETLGYLNQEYARVPSRFAFQEGQGLLRLTNVQAYVSTRLAPKQADKKKTSPNATDATMRAINNNPELYVDFNIPWSLNISYTFGLTKLTPEISQVVQALTLTGDLSLTPKWKITFNSGYDFQYKRPTLTTIGINRDLHCWEMAFNWTPYSGSNIRSGNYSFDLRARSSILQELKLSRRRSFYDNGGFYGR, from the coding sequence ATGCGGGCGCCGTGGATACGGGTTTTCTTCTGCTTCGTCTGTTCACTCTGGACGCTGAGCGCACTTGGGCAGAATAATCCGACACCTCAGCAGCCGCCTAAAGGTGGTATTCCGCCCGCCACGGTGCCGGCGCAGCGTGTTCCCAACGCCCCCTCCGGGACGTCGTCGGGCAACACGCCTGCATCCCGCACGTCGGAAGGAAACCCGGCCGCTAGCAATGCAAGCAACCCTTCGTCGGCGACGACCACGCCCGGCCTTGTTTCGCCGAATATTGTCCGCCCCGAAAGCCCAACCGCTCTCGGGAGTGATTCCCTGCGCATCTCGGCCAACGATTCGGTTCAAAATGACGATTCGTTCAAGACAACGGTAAAGTATCAGGCAAAAGACTCCACGATTTACGCAGCCGATGGCCAGACGGTTGAGCTATTCGGTGACGCCAGTGTTGAATACGGTGAAATCTCGCTCAAAGCCGACTACATCCGCATTAATTACCTGACCAACGAAGTCTATGCCAAAGCGCGTTACGACTCAACGGCTCAGAAATACATTGGTCGCCCTATTTTCCAGGACGGTTCCAGCAAATACGATACCAAAGAGATTCGCTATAATTTCAAGACCAAAAAAGGGAAAATTCAGGGCGTCATTACCCAGCAGGGAGAAGGGAATATCCGGGGGCAGACGGTCAAGAAAGACGAGGAAGATAACCTGTATATCGGTCGGGCAATCTATACGACCTGTAACCTCGCTACGCCCCACTTCCACATCAACGCCAGCAAGCTAAAGGTTATTCATAATAAGCAGGTAGTGGCCGGTCCGTTCAACCTGGTCATTAACCAGATTCCGCTGCCGATTGGTCTACCGTTTGGCTTCTTCCCGTTCCCCAAGAAAAAAGACATTGGCGTATCGGGAATTCTGGTACCGCAGTACGGCGAGGAGCCCAACGGACGGGGTTTTTATCTCCGCGATGGCGGCTATTACTGGGCCGTCAGCGAGAACCTGGGTCTGCAGTTTAAAGGGCAGATTTACTCACGCGGCAGCTGGGGACTGGGCGTTTCGTCGGCCTATAACAAACGCTATCGGTACAGTGGGGGCGTAAACCTGCAATTTAACCGTAACCGCTCCGGGGATCGGGTAGACCGGACGCAGACGCCCCGTAATGACTTTTCCTTTACGTGGTCGCACTCGCCCGTACCGCGCGGACGGGGAAGTTTTTCGGCCAACGTCAACGTCAGCAGCAACAGCTACAACCAGTTTAACTCCTACAATACCCAGCAGTATATTTCCAACGTAGCGGGGTCGTCGGTGCAATATAGTCGCACTTTCGGGCAGTTTGCCCGGGCCGGGGCCAACGTTCGGGTGAACCAGCAGTTCGGGCAGGTAAACCCACAGACGAACATCCGCGAGAACGGCAAAACCGACGTATCAACGGATTTTAACTTCGGTCTGAACCAGATTTCGCCGTTTGCGCTCAAGGGCGGCAGTGGCCGGTGGTACGAAAGCTTCCGGGTAGGACTCGATATCAGTGGCTCGCTGACGGTCAACAACACCATCCGGACGCAGATTGACACCAGCGGGCTCGGCTTTCCGGTCAATACCGAGCTAAGGACAATCAATACCGTTCAGCGTACGCTCGATAGCATCGCCCGGGCCAACAATCTCCGTAATGGTATTGTTACGCCCGATCCAACGCTGATTCCGTTCAATACGCAGAACCTGTCGAGGCTGTGGGAAAATCGGGTTGTTCAGGCTCGCTATAGCATACCCATTACGCTGCCAAACCTGAAGCTGCTGCGTTACATCAACCTGACGCCGGGCTTCTCGCTACAGGGCGATATTTATACCAAGAAGCTCCGGTACACTTATTTGGGCTATAACGATCTCATTCAGGTCGATCCAACCACGGGCTTTTATGCTTCTGACCGAAATGCTGTTCGCATTGATACGCTTAAAGGATTCTTTCCGTCCTATAACTTCTCGATCAACGCCAGCATGAACACACGCTTCTATGGCACGTATTTCGTTCGGGGCAAGCGGATCGAGGCTATCCGGCACACGGTGGCTCCGTCGATATCGTTCAGTTACGTGCCTGATTTTACGAATCCGGCATTCGGCCAGTTTCAGGTGCTGCCCGCGGTTGGCAGCCTGGCGGGTCTGCCCGAATATCGGCGAACGCTGTCGGTGTTCCGGGGCTTGGGTGGCAGCAGCGGTACCGGCACCACGGAGTCAGCTTTTATTTCGTTCGGTATTGTGAACCAGCTGGAAATGAAGGTGCGCACGCGTGGCGATTCGGCCGGGCAGGATTTCAAGAAGGTGCCTATTTTCGATAACCTGAGCCTGACGGGCAGCTATAACCTGCTGGCGCCCGACTACAAACTGTCGCCGATTTCGGTCAATGCCAACACGCAGATTTTTAAGAATGTCAGTTTTAACTTCTCGTCGACTTTTGACCCGTACGCATTACGTCCCTACGGCGGAACACCGTACTACGGACTACCGACGGCCGTAACGGGCGAGATTCCGATCCCGCCGATTACCTTTTCGCCCCTGCTGCTGGAAACGCTGGGATACCTGAACCAGGAATACGCCCGGGTACCAAGCCGGTTTGCCTTCCAGGAAGGGCAGGGGCTGTTGCGGCTGACGAACGTACAGGCTTACGTCAGCACGCGCCTGGCCCCGAAACAGGCCGACAAAAAGAAAACCAGCCCAAACGCAACGGATGCGACGATGCGTGCCATTAACAACAATCCGGAGCTTTACGTGGATTTCAATATTCCCTGGTCGCTCAACATCAGCTATACGTTTGGGTTGACCAAACTAACCCCGGAGATCTCGCAGGTGGTGCAGGCGCTGACCCTGACGGGCGATTTGAGCCTGACACCCAAGTGGAAGATTACATTTAACTCAGGCTATGACTTCCAGTACAAGCGCCCGACGCTGACGACCATTGGTATCAATCGCGATCTGCACTGCTGGGAAATGGCATTCAACTGGACTCCCTACTCGGGCAGCAACATCCGTTCGGGTAATTATTCGTTCGATTTGCGGGCGCGTTCGTCTATACTGCAGGAACTCAAACTCAGCCGTCGCCGGAGTTTCTATGATAACGGCGGGTTCTACGGGCGATAA
- a CDS encoding acyl-CoA carboxylase subunit beta, translated as MQPFLDELYQRTTRTQLGGGPKKIDDQHRKGKLTARERIDYLTDDGKPFVEIGLFAGEGMYAEHGGCPSGGVVVGIGYVSGRQCVIVANDATVKAGAWFPITAKKNLRAQEIAMENRLPIIYLVDSAGVYLPLQDEVFADKEHFGRMFRNNAHLSAMGILQVAAIMGSCVAGGAYLPAMSDETMIVEGTGSIFLAGPYLVKASIGEDVDADTLGGATTQTDISGVVDNKYPDDKSCLDAIRRILDKTGHAETAGFDRATPAPPAKNPADIYQILPADRVKPYDMQEIIDRLVDRSEFDAYKPGYGQSLLCGYARIDGWAVGIVANQRKVVKAKGRTGQPTEMQMGGVIYGDAADKAARFIMTCNQKRIPLVFLQDVTGFMVGSRAEQGGIIKDGAKMVNAMANSVVPKFTVVVGNSYGAGNYAMCGKAYDPRLMLAWPTAQMAVMSGASAAKTLLQIQVAAQKAKGQPMTPEEEQEQLQKITDQYNAQLSPYYAAARLWIDAIIDPLETRQILSEGISAANHAPITKPFSVGVIQT; from the coding sequence ATGCAACCCTTCCTCGACGAACTTTATCAGCGAACTACCCGGACTCAACTCGGTGGTGGTCCCAAAAAAATTGACGATCAACACCGCAAGGGTAAGCTTACCGCCCGCGAACGCATCGACTACCTCACCGACGATGGCAAACCGTTTGTCGAGATTGGCTTGTTTGCCGGCGAGGGCATGTATGCCGAACACGGTGGCTGTCCGTCCGGGGGCGTAGTCGTTGGTATTGGGTACGTGTCCGGTCGGCAGTGCGTTATCGTCGCCAACGATGCGACTGTAAAGGCGGGCGCCTGGTTTCCCATTACGGCCAAGAAAAACCTCCGCGCGCAGGAAATCGCGATGGAGAACCGGCTGCCTATTATTTACCTGGTCGACAGCGCGGGTGTTTACCTGCCGCTACAGGACGAGGTGTTTGCCGATAAGGAACACTTTGGCCGGATGTTCCGCAACAACGCGCACCTGTCGGCAATGGGCATTCTGCAGGTAGCCGCCATCATGGGCAGCTGCGTAGCGGGTGGCGCTTACCTGCCTGCCATGTCCGATGAGACAATGATCGTGGAAGGAACGGGGTCGATTTTTCTGGCCGGTCCTTATCTGGTCAAGGCGTCCATTGGCGAAGACGTAGACGCCGATACCCTCGGCGGAGCGACTACCCAAACCGATATTTCAGGCGTTGTCGACAACAAATACCCGGACGATAAAAGTTGCCTGGACGCCATCCGGCGCATTCTGGACAAAACGGGTCATGCTGAAACAGCTGGTTTCGACCGCGCAACGCCGGCTCCGCCCGCCAAAAACCCCGCCGACATTTACCAGATTCTGCCCGCCGACCGCGTCAAGCCCTACGATATGCAGGAGATCATCGACCGGCTGGTGGACCGATCCGAATTCGATGCCTATAAACCCGGCTACGGTCAGTCGCTGCTGTGCGGGTATGCCCGTATTGATGGCTGGGCGGTAGGTATCGTCGCTAACCAGCGTAAAGTCGTAAAAGCCAAAGGCCGTACGGGCCAACCCACCGAAATGCAGATGGGTGGCGTTATTTACGGCGACGCGGCCGACAAAGCCGCCCGGTTCATCATGACCTGCAACCAGAAACGAATTCCGCTGGTGTTTTTGCAGGACGTAACAGGTTTTATGGTCGGGAGTCGGGCCGAGCAGGGTGGCATTATCAAAGACGGGGCTAAGATGGTGAATGCTATGGCGAACTCAGTAGTGCCGAAGTTTACGGTCGTTGTCGGTAACTCCTATGGGGCGGGCAACTACGCCATGTGTGGCAAAGCCTATGACCCGCGCCTAATGCTCGCCTGGCCAACGGCCCAGATGGCCGTTATGAGCGGAGCTTCGGCGGCCAAAACACTGCTTCAGATTCAGGTGGCTGCCCAGAAAGCCAAAGGCCAGCCGATGACACCGGAGGAAGAACAGGAGCAGCTGCAGAAAATTACGGACCAATACAACGCGCAGCTATCGCCCTATTATGCGGCCGCCCGGCTATGGATTGATGCGATCATCGACCCGCTGGAAACGCGGCAGATTCTTTCCGAAGGCATTTCGGCGGCTAACCACGCGCCCATTACCAAGCCGTTTTCAGTTGGCGTCATTCAGACGTAA
- a CDS encoding N-acetylmuramoyl-L-alanine amidase family protein yields MLQDTVQTQRSASSQPVENAPNQLRTVVLDAGHGGKDPGCIGRKTRESRVVLKLVLELGRKIKAAMPQMRVIYTRSTDHFVELAERSAIANRNRADLFISIHCNASPSSSRVYGTETYTMGLHKTNGNLDVAKRENAVILKEENYQQTYKGFNPNSPLAHIMLANYQHAFMGSSINFAEKVERSFRHNAERRSNGVKQAGFLVLWRTTMPSVLIETGYLTNPTEEEYLMSESGQEQIADAIYKAFAQYKQEIESAD; encoded by the coding sequence CTGCTTCAGGATACCGTTCAGACACAACGGTCAGCCAGCAGCCAGCCGGTCGAAAATGCTCCGAACCAGCTTCGTACCGTTGTGCTCGACGCTGGTCATGGGGGCAAAGACCCCGGCTGCATCGGTCGCAAAACGCGCGAATCGCGGGTTGTGCTCAAGCTGGTGCTTGAACTGGGGCGTAAAATTAAAGCCGCGATGCCGCAGATGCGGGTAATCTATACCCGCTCTACGGATCACTTTGTTGAGCTGGCCGAACGATCGGCCATTGCCAATCGCAATAGAGCCGATCTTTTTATTTCCATTCACTGTAACGCCAGCCCCTCGTCGAGCCGTGTGTACGGTACCGAAACTTATACGATGGGTCTGCACAAAACCAACGGGAATCTGGACGTGGCCAAGCGGGAAAACGCCGTTATTCTGAAAGAAGAAAACTATCAGCAGACCTATAAGGGCTTCAACCCAAACTCGCCACTGGCCCACATTATGCTGGCTAACTACCAGCACGCGTTTATGGGCAGCAGCATCAATTTTGCCGAGAAAGTGGAGCGGAGTTTCCGGCATAATGCCGAGCGCAGAAGCAACGGCGTCAAGCAGGCCGGGTTTCTGGTCCTCTGGCGTACGACCATGCCCAGCGTTCTGATTGAAACGGGCTACCTGACCAACCCCACTGAAGAAGAGTACCTGATGTCGGAGTCAGGCCAGGAGCAGATTGCCGATGCTATTTATAAAGCCTTTGCGCAGTATAAGCAGGAAATTGAATCGGCCGATTAG
- a CDS encoding ATP-binding cassette domain-containing protein: protein MLATNQLTFEYGPTKRFTFPDLLCADREALLILGRSGTGKTTLLHLLALLLRPKSGSIVINNTDLTRLNPAETAAFRAAHVGIVYQKPHFVSSLSVLDNLLMANYLASKPQNSPRARELAGQLGFADHLDKKTHQLSQGEQQRVSIARAVMNQPGVILADEPTSSLDDENTARVVNLLREQSGQIGASLIVVTHDQRLKDAFQNRVAL from the coding sequence ATGCTGGCAACCAACCAACTCACGTTTGAATACGGCCCTACGAAGCGCTTTACGTTTCCTGATCTGCTCTGCGCCGACCGCGAAGCCCTGCTGATTCTGGGCCGATCGGGCACCGGCAAGACAACGCTGCTGCACCTGCTGGCCCTGCTGCTTCGTCCGAAAAGTGGCTCCATTGTGATCAACAATACCGATCTGACGCGGCTCAACCCCGCCGAAACCGCAGCGTTCCGGGCGGCTCATGTTGGCATCGTGTACCAGAAACCCCATTTCGTTAGTTCGCTGTCGGTTCTGGATAATCTGCTGATGGCAAATTATCTGGCCAGTAAACCGCAGAACAGCCCTCGCGCCCGGGAACTGGCCGGACAATTGGGATTCGCCGATCATCTGGATAAGAAAACGCACCAGCTCAGCCAGGGCGAACAGCAGCGCGTCAGCATTGCCCGCGCCGTCATGAATCAGCCCGGCGTTATCCTGGCCGACGAGCCAACGTCCAGTCTCGACGACGAAAACACCGCCCGCGTGGTGAACCTGCTGCGCGAGCAATCGGGCCAGATTGGCGCCAGCCTGATTGTTGTCACACACGACCAGCGGCTAAAAGATGCTTTTCAAAACCGCGTAGCTTTATAG
- a CDS encoding DUF4834 domain-containing protein yields MLFKYLFIITLIILFVPPVRRFVFYLLVGRQLVKEQKRHDPRSKNQRDGEVKVHVRPSQDETRYKGGEYVDYEEIK; encoded by the coding sequence ATGCTGTTCAAATATCTGTTTATCATCACGCTCATAATCCTGTTTGTGCCGCCGGTGCGCCGGTTTGTGTTTTACCTGCTGGTTGGCCGGCAACTGGTAAAAGAGCAGAAACGTCATGATCCCAGAAGTAAAAACCAGCGCGATGGCGAGGTAAAAGTTCACGTCCGCCCCAGCCAGGATGAAACCCGCTACAAAGGCGGTGAATACGTTGATTACGAAGAGATTAAGTAA